The genomic interval ATGTGATGAAGTTATTTTGTTTACTGGGTTTCCCCTGGGAATTGAAATATGAAAGTATAGAACAACTCAACGTCACCCTATGATGTTTCAGAAACTAAAAATGGGTCTTCAAGCTATGCAGTTGGTCATCCTTCCTTGGCTTTTCATCTTATGATATACGAGACACAGCGTGTATGAAGCAAGAGGATATGTTGAAGACAAGAATTTTTATAATCGAAGTATCGAACCGATCAACTCCGGTTTTTGTATTTGTGGGTGGCTTTTGTGGGGCAGTGCGCCATAATGATCTATTTTcctttcatttcaaatttaatgCACAGATAATTGAAGTAAACCACCATGGTGAAGAATCACAACCGTTATCATGAATGTATGGGTTGGTCATATTGGTTTATGATGGTTGCTGTAGCAGTACAGTAAGGCACCGTGTAGCTATAGTTTCCTTTGAAGGTTCCTTTTTTAACAGTTGGCATTTAAAAAATCAATCTACATCTAGTATAAGCTACGGCATGTTGTTTGCTGGAAAAAAGCTAGATGCATCATTTTTATGAGAACCATTAGCATGGGCCTATGACTGATAACCATTGGCTCTGTATATAATTGTTTTAAATGATTTCAAGTTGTTCTTCGTGTTCTATTGTCGCATGCTTAGCTTGGTGTTGGTTGTGTAATACTTTTTTGGTGATAGGTTACGAGATACATGATTTGAGTATAGCTGATGAGATTGTTGCTTTTGAACTACTATAATTAGGTCGTCCACCAGCATCTGCATCAGCTCCACCAAAAGGTCTTGGTATGAAGCTGGGGAAAACTCAAAGGACCAACCAATTTTTGGAATCTCTCAAAGCTGAAGGTGAAGTGATTATTGAAGATGTGAGACCAAGCATTGGTCAGTCCAAACCAGTTGCACCACCACCCAGTGATCCTGTTACATTAATTGTCGAAGAAAAGCTTAATGTAACTTTAAAGCAGGATGGTGGTATTGGAAGCTTTGATTTGCAGGGTACACTGTCAATCCAAATACTTAACCAAGACGACGGACTCATCCAAGTTCAGGTCTCTAGTTTTGTCTCTCCATTATTGCTCCTTGTGCACGCATGATCTTCTTGctattttgtttaggaaagaTTCTCAGTTTTGTGTTTATGTATCAGGAATGTATGTTTCATAAATATACtgttatttcaaaaaaattcagaTTGAAACTGGTGGCAATCCAGGAATCCATTTTAAAACACACCCCAATGTCAACAAAGAACTGTTTTCGGGTGAAAATATACTAGGTCTCAAGGATCCAAATAAGCCATTTCCTACTGGTCAAGGTGGTGATGGTGTTGGTCTGCTGAAGTGGAGAATGCAGAGTGCGGATGAGTCTTTTTTGCCATTATCAAGTGAGTTTTGCTGCTATCAGATCTCGTGCTCAACATCACACACAAGATGTTTTTTTCGGGCTTTTTAGTTATTCACTTTCAGACTTCCATTGCAGTTAACTGCTGGCTCTCTGTTTCTGGAAACGAAACCTATGTAAACTTGGAGTATGAAGTTCCACAAATGTTTGATCTACAAAATGTTGTCATTTCAATTCCTCTTCCTGCTCTGCGAGATCCACCAAGAGTACAACAGATTGATGGGGAGTGGAGGTGATGGtttatattttcatgttttattaaaaattatgacAAATATCGTCATCAAAGTGATATTTCCCAGATTGGTTTGTTTCATTTGTTGAATTGTGTATAGTCAGTCTTGTTTGATCGGGGGTGTGATGACATGGAAATTTACATCGAGTTCCGGGCACTCTTAtactgttttttgttttttaatttaGCATGTGCACTATGGTTTTGGGTCAATTGTTCAAAGTAAGATGTTCTTCAATTGCTGGCCCTTCTTCATCTTTCGTCGAGGGAATAATGGGAATAAATTATAATGGAATGTGGGTCTAGTCATTTTTTAATAAGACGTCATAGAACGACTGACTGAAATTCTTGGGAATTGTGTAGTTAATAAAGAAAGTAACTGTGTATCATACTTGTTCTCGTAGTCTTAATTCCAAATTAATTAGTGGTTACAGCAGTGTCATGTTGATGTCCACTGCAGGTATGATTCCAGAAAGTCTATTTTAGAGTGGGCTATCGTGCTCATTGATAACTCAAATCGCAGGTTGGTTTACTGTCAAAATAGCTAATTCAGTTTCATGTGAACAAGAATCTGGTAGCGTGCTTATTTGGTTTGATTGGCTGGCTAACTTGCAGTGGATCCATGGAATTTGTAATTCCTGCAGTAGACACTTCTGAGCTTTTCCCAATTTCTGTGCGTTTTACTTCTACAAGCACTTTCAGTGATCTAAAGGTTGCTTTCTGCCCCATTTTATTATATCTTTTCGTTGTCATTACAAAATTGGAAAATCTTCGTTTCACAGCATATTATATCACTGACGAAATTTAAGCAATCCACCATCATGAGAGTGACTGTATTTTTGTaatcttttattcgggcttGGGACTGAATACTGATAATGGAAAAAATGAACTCATTTCAGAATTCAGATGGAGTTCTCCTGCATGCTTCTTCTGTTCTAACTTACTGTACCCAATCTTACAAATGTCCACCTGAGCATGTGATTCTTGAAAGAATAAACTGCTATAGGTCTTGTTTGTTTGGCCTCTTTGAGTGGAGATTTATTAACTAACATAAGATATATGCACGCAAAAAACTTGCTAGCACATGAATAAAAAATTCTGACTTATGTAGGTTTTAGCCATGATTTGGGAACATATCGGTTTTTATGCATTTTGATTTTAACAGAGGGCTTTGAGCACATTGTATGCAATTTACGTCTAtgcaaaaacataaatcaaaacAATTAAGTTTAAACAATTTCTTTCTaaacatattttcaaaataataggAACTTCATTAAGATTGCACTTGGCACTTTTCTTCTTTCTAATAATTTGGGATTTTGACTTTTTCAATATTGGCAGGTTATCAACATTTTACCACTGAAGGGAGGGAATCCACCAAAATTTTCCCAGAGAACACTGCTTTCTACAGAAAATTACCAAGTTGTGTGATCAATTTACCTGGTAACAACAGCTacaataatttaattacttcCATTTTTTTCTCTGGGAAATCATCTTCCTTCAAACTTAAAGAGTAAACTTTACCCTACGGTGGCTTTGGATTGTACTGAAGCCTGGCATCTCATGCCAAGTTATTgcttttttttgtaaatttcaTGACTTGATGAGATAATACGGAAAATGTTGATTTATGAGACGAAATATTGAAGATTACACTTTTTGTGAAAATGCTGAGTTCCAATTTAAAATTTCTACAAATTCAAAGAATTTTGTTACAATGGTCACCACATCCTCTACCGATGGAGTTGCAATTCCAACATTAAGTATGctattatatcaaaattaacATGTACACTTTGAAGTTACCAGATGTCACACACCATCGAATCCCAATATTACCCCAATGATTTGGCTGACTCCATAGTGATTCGAATCAATACGGTGACGATGGAAGTTCGAATTTGAGGAATTCCAAGAAAAATCGTTGATTTCCATTTCTTCAGTGTGGATATTTCTTCGTGCATAGCAATTTTTTGCAATAAGCATGGAAAGAAGAGCTCTAACCGATTACAAACTGGATTTGACTCGATTTGTCGGCAAGCCAAGGATTTATCtcatttgtataaattttcggccacctcaagtTCGATAGCAAGTGCTTCTTTAAGTTTGTTCTGTTCAGCAAAAATAGCACGTGGGTTTTTGTCGACAATTGTTATGGAGTTTGGGAAAGCGTCATTTTCTTTGAATTTCTTGGGTTTTTGCTTCGAATGTGCGAGTGGGGAGAGTGATGTCGATACTTTGAACCTGAAGGTACCATTGTTGCCTGTTGGGTTGTGTTGGATATTCAATGGGTTTGGAGGGAAAGAATGAATGAAAATTGGAGGTTTAAGGCTGAGATTGTGGCGGCAGAGTGCCTCCATTAAACTTCAATCAGCTCTTTGGACGAACACTAACTTGAAGCCGAGGTTTATAATAAGAATAACTTTTTTTGTTTAActataaatgtgtttatgacGAAgtgatataattttttattttttcattttttaatatataaactaaagaaataatttttttttctctttccaACATTATTACAGGGCACTAAAAATCAAttcaaattataataaattacttTAAAACGgcaatttttttaagaaaatttaaatacttTTCTGCAAAGTTGTAATTCTTATGCAAAATCAAATATCCTCCGTTTTAATCTTCATCATCGATTGTTGACGGGATCTTTAAACATAgatgtttaaatttttgttGCGTTCTctgtttgatttttaaaaaaatgaaatatgtaTTCGTctattaatatttatttgaaggttttatatattttaaacttttaacaAGAAGTTTGTGCAATTAACCCTctaatcaaatgtaatttcaCCCAATCATAATAGGAAAAAAGGGGAAAATGAATTAATATAGTACATACAAAGTTGAAGTTTCAATAAAAGTAATCTTTCGTTTTACTTATTTTGAAGTAAAAACGATTATGTATGaatcattttagatttcaaTAATTAATGTTACATAAGCAAGAATCATTTTTTCTATGTTTTTGTCATGTTATTTTTATCATACATACTTGTGCAAGGAACGGGTTCCTTGCTCCTAAATGTTCGAAATCCTCGCCTAAAGGcttaaagaaaaaaaacactTCACAGTCACGCACAAATCAAACTATAAATTTAtcaaaaacaaacaaaacaaaacaaaacaaaaaaagaaaagaagaaagaaatcaaacTGAATTTACAACCAAATAATATAAGCATTGCTAAAATGCATATATTTTAGTGTGACTTCATCGCTTGCCAGACATGCTGAAGGACGTAATTTTCTGGGGCGTCGCAACGACCAGTGGAGCTTCCGGAGAGTTGCTGAATGCGAACTTATCGTGCATGAACCGACTTTCGATGATAGACTCATCCTTGGGAACAATTTTGTAGCAGTAGCAGCTCTTTAGcccttgctgattctggtagcAATGGTGTCCACTGTTCTTCACCTGCTGAAAGTTCCACACGACACTGAATTTTCCAACTGTTGCAACCAAGTGTTTTTCCTGTTTCCCGCTTTCAGTAACCTGACAACAttagaaaaaaagaagaaaaaaaacaacCTGACAACATTAGAACGAGGGTCAAAGCAAAACGAGGGAGCATTGGTACATGATAAATTTATCCCAAAAAATCGCGAAAATCATAATTATCGGAaccaaaaaagaaaattttagttTGAAACGATAAACTGAAACCAGGAAAACCAAAATTTTCGGCTCGTTTCAAACAGGAACCGAAAAAACAATTCAGTTTGCGGCTTGAAGGTCTATcggatttaaaaagaaaaaaccaATTCGAACCAGAGCCAAAATCGGCactttttatttttactattatatgattttttatgaaaagatttcaaatttcattGACGAGGTTCCATTTTTTAGTCAACATAAAGAAAAACAGGAAGAGCAAAAAACAGAATCTGTTGGTTTAGAAAGCAGCTTAAAACGAAACCAACAGCTTATTTTGGTTCGATTACGATTCGGTTTTGGATCGGAAAGTTTTCAACTCGGGACAGGTGGATTCAATTTTTTCAAAACCAAAACCAATTAACACCCTTAGCAAGCATCCactcaaatttaaaaaaaatcaaatttctatTTGTCCTTCAAGATCCACAACTAGACACATTCACAGTCACATCAAAACTTGAGATCCACTGTGTTATTAGGCTCTGTAATAGATTGTGCATCacaatttcttttaaaaaactGGATTTTCCTAGGCTATGAGATTATCCAGCGATAAAAATTTGGTGGCATCGGACTACGAGGTCTATTGGTACATCAGAGATTAAAGAAACGTAGctgaagaataaatattaatttactTGCCACCTTAAAAAAACTGAAGCAATGCCCAAGCTCTAAATACAGGAACAAATTATTCATAAGATCAATGGCATGTAAGTGCGCACGTTCCAACAAGAAAATGTGCACACATATAAGATTTAACATTTTCATTCAGAGTTCAAGTAGGATTGACATTGGATTTCAATATAAGGCATTGAGTCAAGGCACGCATGGACAACACCCGCAAAATATTAAAGCAATCTCATCCTCGTGACATGCAACACATTTAGATAGGCAAGCAAGTATCAAATACTAAAAATTCCACCAAGACATCCATATAATTCTAGGAAGTATAAATAACTTACCCAAGAGAAATGTCCGGCATGGAACTTACTACCAGATCCAGCCAAATGGGCATCCACAGGGGTCAGCTTCAGCAACCTTGGAGCTGGGATTTTGTTCCCCATTCGGCCGCTAAAACCAGTCTTAGTTTTACCGTCCTTATCAGTGAATAAGGTGCATATCAAGATCAAATAAGTGTCAGTGGTTCCCAACACCCATTTACCATCATAAGTAACATCAACTGAAGTAATGGGTGAACCAAGCCCCGGAAAAACAGTCTTTGCCTGCCTCATTGAAGTCCTCGAGTATAATCTTATTTTCCCATCAAGCGAACCAATAACTATAGATCCATCGCCAGCAGttgcaaaacattgaaaatttgTGCCTCTTGAAAACTGATGCCCTTGATTCCAATGCAATACAGGAGATTTCGAGTTTGCGATATTTTGAACTATCCCCTTCTTGTCACGCATATCCCACTGACACAATCTATTATCATCCAGACCCAGGAAAGTTGACTCCGATGGGTCCAACTGAGACCCCTTTGCATCACTTGTAATATCACTTATCGTAATATCAGTGCCATCCTTCTCAAACTTCCAATTTGTGACAATCTTCCCAGTCTCAATATCCAATTGGTGGAGCCCTGAGGAGTAAGGTTTGCCTTCCTTCAGGGGACTCATTAGCATCATATTTGTTTCTCCCCTCATCAAGAGGGCCTTTTTAGGAGTCGCTCCAGAGTTCCCACCACCAGAACCTAACTTTTGGTCATCAAACTTCACATAGACCCCCTTCCCATGAATCCCATGGCTAAAGTTCTTCACAACTTGAACCCCTGAATCACCAACCAAGAAACTATTATCCAACGCCCCTAAAGCCAAGCTCTGGATCCCACCACCGGTGGCCGCTTCCTCAAACTCCTCTAACAAGTCATGGCCATCTCTCACCGAAAATTCAATCGGCCTCTTCTCCGGAGTCCTCCAGTCCCCATCATCTGCATCCTCCCACATAGAATCATCCGACTCCTCTGGCTTTAACCATCCAATGAAATCTTTCCCGTAAGTCTTCAATTTGTTTTCATCTGTCGGCCTCAAACCATAAACGTTCTCAAACAAACAATCCTGAAATTTAGTCACGAAGTTTCTGTAGTCCACATCCGTAAAAAACTTCATGGCCCAAACTCCACCTTCCACAAAATCAACCCGCCTCTGCTCCCCAAAATATTTCATCTGCATATCAGTAGAAACTTTCACTCTAATTTTATTTCCTACCTTCAAAACCCAAAATCTCCGACCTCCACGTAATCCACCTTCATCATCATTATCATCATCCTCATCACTTTCGGCCGCAGCATCAAATTTCTTAACAAACTTATAATGAGCAAGCTTTTCGGAAACTACCCATTTCGCGTTCGGCGTGTTTCCACCAATATGAAGGTAAAGCTTAACAGCATTTTCGAGATTCACAGGTTTTCTAGGCGAAAAAGACGGGTCTTTCGGGTATTTCAGCTTTAAAGCCTGAAGCCTAGAATCAACGTCATCTAAGATTTTCGCACTCACCTTTGGACTCCGATCATCCGCATCAACATATTCTTCCGAATTCTGCTCCTCTACCTCATCCTCGTCAGAATTGTCAGATGAATCAGAAAGCTCAAGTCCTTCACGACTTTGTGAACCTCCCATAGCTCAATCTTTCAGACTAATCCAATAATCGACAGTAACTAATTCGGGTATTTAAGAGAAAAATACACAGATCAAACTCGAGAATTTCCACTAGGAATATGCAGCGTTTCGAATGAAGAATCTGATGAATGTAGAAGAGAAAGTTTCAGAGATTTCGTAGGCGGTTAGGGCTTTAAACTGGAGAACATTCTGGGAGTTGGCGTAGATCCCACGTACGGAGACACATGTAAGTCAGCAGCTGCTTTGGTTTCGAAGTAAACAAATAAATGGTTTTCCTGTAATCAGCCCAACAGTATTCGGCCTGTTGGCCTCTAATCAAATCTATCttaaatatcttttttttttttacttgagagatttataaatcattatattatttttatttatcatttttatatagcaaaaatttgtgtgagacggtcttacatatcgtattttgtaagacgcatatcttatttgggttattaatgaaaaatattattttttatgctaagaatattattttttattgtgaatatccgtatagttgattcgtctcacagataaagattcttgagaccatctcacaatagACCTACTCTTTTCATAAAGCTTTCCAACAAAGATTCTTGTGTGCTTATTCAATTTCTTGAGGTTTGTGTGTGTATAACATTcataaaattttgggaatttTAGAAAATAAACTTCGAATTCAGTATACATAATAATTTTAAAGTTAATTACAACTGATAAATTCATCCATAGAaaaatatcatcaattcaaAATTAACTTTTCATGAAGATCGATAGTTAATTTTCTTATGAATTTCTAGGACTgtgtgtaacgccccgaaaaatTTTTAGGtctacgtgaaccacatgcatataaattattaaattctcctgtattttaattaattgttttagttgcattaattaattatgttgtacatatttgcatgtttaaaatatatttttctacattattgcattaaaatgtatttttaaaaggttattcgagttgcgatcgaggaacggagaccgatagctgaaaaatagaaaatgtttttattatatagttgtttttaattatttaaaatatgagcgatgctttttcttatttttgaaaataaggagttttgaggtgattttatacgccgggacgtaaattttatcggtgttggattttcaagaaaaatacgaacgttttggcaacccggctaataaattcacaaactttatttaagcaaagttatttttaaatattttaaactaaCACTAATGGGATAAGTAGGCTTAATTAAGTTattaatgggcctaaacttTTGTTAGTGttactaattattatttaaggcCAAAACCCCACCCCATAACCCATTCAACCCCACGCCCACCTCCCCAATTCAATCAAACAATTTCCACCAGCTAACTCTTGGCCACACCCCTTTCAATTAAAACTCTTCCCCACCCTCTTAAACTCACGGTCCTTTCCCCAACAAATAACAAACCTTTTGTTCCCTCAAGTACATGGCCACACACTCTTTTAAATTGAGAATACTCTCCCCAAAGACACACAACATACACGACACAACACACACAACTCTTAGAAGAGTTTTCGAAGGAGTTCAAGGGAAGGTTAGCCAAGGTTcgatccgttcttcgtcgtcaacgattattcgtgcgtataaaacgcaaaggcacgccatacatctcctttttctCGTCTATGTATCACATCAtattattgttttaaattatgttTGCATGAAGTTATGATTTTCTTATGAATATTTTCGGATTATTGCATATACATGTGGTAAACTTGTGTTTTTGctttccaaaatcatgtttttacattgtagaaggggctgccatgattaggatagGTGTGAGGGGTGTTTTTACACGTTTTAAAGGTCCCTAGACACACACAAAACACTGCACGTTCATGAATAAAAGCTGGGACCTGCAGATTGTTGTCAAGGTGGTTGGAGGGGTTCAAAACTTGAGTTTTTACtaccaaaatcatgtttatgtATTGTGTAAGGAGCTGCCATGTTTAGGACCGAATCAAGTACTGATTTTCATGAATATTAGAGTCCTAGTTCATCACCAAATACCCTGCACAAACGAAAACACGTAAGCTGGAAGCATGTTTGAAACCGTGCATCTTAGGTGATCGGGCTTCTTGAGCTGGTGGCTTGGCTTGGTTCGACTGGACCAGGACTGGGATAGAGTCTCGTGAGGGGTCTGAGAAGgggtcctagccacgctagggcTCGAGTTattgggctgggaggagtccttgccaagaaggactcctacccgagagtcTTCAAAGTCACGCGCAGAAGCTGCGCTGGCTTGCAGGGAAGTAGGGGCTCGGTTTGTGGCTCAGGGGCTGGGCAAGGGTGAGTCCTAAGAGTCCTAGTATGGTGCTTGAAAGGTTTGTTCAGGGGCTGGGGCGGCTGGCTTGCTGCTAGCTCGAACCAAGAGTGCAAACCGTGAAGGAAAGCCATCAAGCGCAGGTTTGCTGCTGAACTCAGGTGACTTCGCTGCTGGGTTCTAGGGGTTGGGTTGGTCTGGGCATGGtttgggcgtggtccagggaaggttagagtcgtgtgggctcggtggtggcttgtTTGGAAGAGTCCTAGACTAGTTAGGATACCTACACATACTAGGAAACTCATGCACAAGTACACAGATTTTGTGTTCACTTTCCAGCGGGTTTTCGAGTGGGCCGGGGCGTGTTTTTCGGGCTGGGATTGAACAGTAGGGggcctagatgggttggctaggttttggctcggggtggctcgggcgtggctcgagtaaatcgagagatggctcgggtggttcgatGACGTGTCAAAAACTAGAATTTAAGAACAAAAAAATTGAATctaagggtccacgggggtggctcatgacttgggagggtagaataaatcataaaaatgctatgtttaaaatttgggatcaaaataatgaattttggatttattcggaatttaatcgtcgcacgaaacgctagttaacgagttaattgaaaagtctagttttaagccttataaaattatgaaaaactagatttaagcttaaataattattataagtctaagtttttaatttgggaattttatatgaaagtttgggatttttcgggattaaaccgcattaatacgtctcatttaaagaataaattaaaagtcattgatttaggccaaataaaaatataagaaaattcacgtaagcttaaataattatttgggacattttagagtcatgaaatcaagaaaatagtcGAATTCGTAaaaagtcgagtccaggggtaaaacggtctttttacaccggaaAATTAGTAAAGgccatggcagtgcccgaaatgctattTTCATGTTATTTatgatgattttaaatgtttatggatttctcatgatttaattatgatttttaaatgtcaaaaggaatttttatgaattaaagaagacatttaaaatacacgttgcatgcttggtttcgaaAAGGAACACATAAACATTATTCACGGTTTTTCTAAGCGATGCGAATGAAaacgttgaaggatgtgaagttattgtgactagttcgttaATGGTGGTtatgtcgtgagggttatggtcccagtgggagcccgacgatcgtgtatCTATCATTGCGAATTCAGGGTATCAAGTTTTATGGTAACGTTAAGAATGGGAAtgacgtgaggggaaaaggccccagagggaacccatgttctgggaaaaggcccccgagggagccccgacgagcgtatttctattcgatcatgataggccagggcccagttgaccggtgagagtgttgctggtgtcccccgccgcccagtactgtggttagctagatggatccatcgttcatgtcatgtcatgtcagggaagtcacaattaacgatctgaattcaacaaaaggaAAACGATTTTACTCATGATTCATGCTCAAGGAttcatgtcatgtcacgtcaTGTTAAAGAAAAAGATATCAGGTTTTCAtgtcatgaaatgttatttttacttaaaagtaatttcactgttgcatgcgattttattattactactcgttatcaagattatggggtgttgagtctttagactcattaggtgtgatggatgcaggtggtattgaTGGGGTTCTTGACGGATGATTCTACTGGGCTggaggtgcacacaacccgaggaccggcGCGTCATTTCCGCATTATGCTTtttgattttatgattaaagtttttaagactatttatttatgctttgtgAGGGATTTTTAGAgatttagtatgggctatacttttcaaattattgcttgttgggtttggtaaaacagttgatgatttcattttatgactattgcacttgattttaaaatgctagatGGTTGATACTTTATTTTaaaagggtaaaatatttttcatgtggAAAATATATGTAGCAGAAAATTtagtgtaaaaaaaaatatatattctagtacttttgaagcaataaaaatgACAGGACGTTACACTGTGCATCTTCATTTCGATTG from Primulina eburnea isolate SZY01 chromosome 17, ASM2296580v1, whole genome shotgun sequence carries:
- the LOC140818152 gene encoding coatomer subunit delta-2-like produces the protein MVVLVASIISKSGKALVSRQFVDMSRIRIEGYLAAFPKLVGTGKQHTYVETENVRYVYQPIESLYLLLVTNKQSNILEDLETLRLLSKLVPEYSYTLDEEGIGNTAFEILFAFDEVISLGHRENVTVAQVKQYCEMESHEEKLHKLVLQSKINETKDVMKRKASEIDKIKIERNRGDKGGFMSLQSMGSGRIDTGFGSDTGISSNSGGFGSGSVFGLSTDLEPQSSTSKGRPPASASAPPKGLGMKLGKTQRTNQFLESLKAEGEVIIEDVRPSIGQSKPVAPPPSDPVTLIVEEKLNVTLKQDGGIGSFDLQGTLSIQILNQDDGLIQVQIETGGNPGIHFKTHPNVNKELFSGENILGLKDPNKPFPTGQGGDGVGLLKWRMQSADESFLPLSINCWLSVSGNETYVNLEYEVPQMFDLQNVVISIPLPALRDPPRVQQIDGEWRYDSRKSILEWAIVLIDNSNRSGSMEFVIPAVDTSELFPISVRFTSTSTFSDLKVINILPLKGGNPPKFSQRTLLSTENYQVV
- the LOC140818044 gene encoding protein CYPRO4-like, whose product is MGGSQSREGLELSDSSDNSDEDEVEEQNSEEYVDADDRSPKVSAKILDDVDSRLQALKLKYPKDPSFSPRKPVNLENAVKLYLHIGGNTPNAKWVVSEKLAHYKFVKKFDAAAESDEDDDNDDEGGLRGGRRFWVLKVGNKIRVKVSTDMQMKYFGEQRRVDFVEGGVWAMKFFTDVDYRNFVTKFQDCLFENVYGLRPTDENKLKTYGKDFIGWLKPEESDDSMWEDADDGDWRTPEKRPIEFSVRDGHDLLEEFEEAATGGGIQSLALGALDNSFLVGDSGVQVVKNFSHGIHGKGVYVKFDDQKLGSGGGNSGATPKKALLMRGETNMMLMSPLKEGKPYSSGLHQLDIETGKIVTNWKFEKDGTDITISDITSDAKGSQLDPSESTFLGLDDNRLCQWDMRDKKGIVQNIANSKSPVLHWNQGHQFSRGTNFQCFATAGDGSIVIGSLDGKIRLYSRTSMRQAKTVFPGLGSPITSVDVTYDGKWVLGTTDTYLILICTLFTDKDGKTKTGFSGRMGNKIPAPRLLKLTPVDAHLAGSGSKFHAGHFSWVTESGKQEKHLVATVGKFSVVWNFQQVKNSGHHCYQNQQGLKSCYCYKIVPKDESIIESRFMHDKFAFSNSPEAPLVVATPQKITSFSMSGKR